A window of the Larimichthys crocea isolate SSNF unplaced genomic scaffold, L_crocea_2.0 scaffold110, whole genome shotgun sequence genome harbors these coding sequences:
- the dennd4b gene encoding DENN domain-containing protein 4B isoform X1 encodes MKDVHVKSPVRADIEPDPTRSPLIGGQTDGMTEEKCPQLVDYFVVAGLDPAGPWRPLDEDGRTSANSSSTPSSSSSSGRAVESVTDLAVIARGLGEEVPEGFTCIERTLGGHSAELSAGLINNPHLYLCYRRGRDKPPILDLGVLYEGKEQLKQGWYVIETTPYSRSASLSAGGAPTAHRVFLTYRRALDSQGLHTLGVTDIALLLPSKGEVAPHTFCRVDKNLNTGMWGPALYVCYKRAVAKANALVYKANLISRYPEEDLEAFPLPESVPVFCLPMGVTVESWPLNTKYQLPVFSTFVLTSASGDKVYGAAIQFYESFSRELLSERQSVRLGLLSVVDRRPITNRSLQVKKSICVLSHWPFFNVFQKFLTFVYRYSISGPHVLPLEKHISSFMHNVPFPSPQRPRILVQLSPYDNLLLCQPVSSPLPLSGASFLKLLQNLGPENACTLLLAVLTEHKLLLHSLRPDVLTSVSEALVSMSFPLRWLCPYIPLCPLQMADVLLAPMPFIVGVHSSYFDLYDPPTDVVCVDLDTNTIFQSEDKKPLSWRSLPRKHGKTLFNTLTNLHKTLEKICTPGQEEATLEFLLTDYDQIYRSQKQLELEIQEAFLRFMSCLLRGYRTFLLPITQAPSDTTTDCSSLFNLQGFLKSRDRTQQKFYSQLTRTQMFTQFIEECSFVSDRHACLEFFDECVQKVDVEKPEEVRLIDLDETHSGEHTVFIMPPEEPQEPDGSECPALYSYETFPTLRLELFDRPQDQLRVPAKGSAPSSPAPRRTKQEIKLAQKRAQKYSAVADMWSKCLLGHCYGLWFIYLPTFVKAESAKVRALHTAYDVLKHMENRKVVLPDEVCYRILMQLCGQYGQPVLAVRVLLEMKKAGITPNTITYGYYNKAVLESKWPSTSQGGRLRWAKLRNVLLAVAQFRQPIKRRQKSGSVESRGEAMMDDQRLRPHSTLIRQSSWSGLSESSSHESLTGSLVKSNSLSSMKTPSDKVRLCKNTALRNAATNGCDDPVSRKPPIGRRDTSTPPPAPPGGVLVQRSQVCLSTFYKDCAESADSESDCSCQPVERDGRPAGTRDTAGRNKVVDENYNNVASPSRGGLAGKLQQLLTPTRHRVSVRRAASVDDRRPGGGAGIGRRVSEQRQSRKAQVAETLLKAKERLVSATSESSLSVGSDLDLTDTPSPAYPLRRSWDANQEATGLEVLMSSCSLCRSCNSLVYDEEIMAGWTSDDSNLNSSCPFCCASFVPFLNAEICDFGPVSSTERSNWNMEDEVESAVRPPSGQEASLRHQCNGLSEDSSSETSSYSENSRATTGSSVGGAPQVTVAYLSPLVLRKELESLLENEGEAVLAQPQFLDNHSIIFWNLVWYFQRLGLPNNLLQLVRASPLVSQFTQSENSAVRVRLLWDTLTPDVDQWPPLYILWRIHSGVPMRSYSWRRHNHPFTLSFLEEVLRWVGMNEVHKAVTLFLDTLAKQPGSAWTQRSLYREFLFLTLAAMGKDHVAAFDKKYKVAYTRLSGTLGREELRKKRAQPPSPKAVDCRRSFHPPLEC; translated from the exons ATGAAGGACGTCCATGTAAAGTCTCCTGTCCGGGCAGACATTGAGCCTGATCCAACTCGCAGCCCTCTCAT tggAGGGCAGACAGACGGcatgacagaggagaaatgtCCCCAGCTGGTGGACTACTTTGTAGTGGCGGGTCTCGACCCTGCAGGACCCTGGAGGCCCCTGGATGAGGATGGCAGGACCTCCGCCAACTCCTCCTCGACACCCTCCTCGTCATCTTCATCGGGCCGAGCGGTGGAGTCGGTGACGGACCTGGCGGTGATTGCCCGGGGGCTCGGGGAGGAAGTGCCGGAGGGCTTCACCTGCATCGAGAGGACGCTGGGCGGACACTCAGCCGAGCTGAGCGCCGGCCTCATCAACAACCCGCACCTTTACCTGTGCTACCGCCGAGGGCGAGACAAGCCGCCCATCCTGGACCTCGG GGTTCTGTATGAAGGGAAGGAGCAGCTGAAGCAGGGCTGGTACGTCATCGAGACGACGCCCTACAGCCGCTCGGCCAGCCTGAGCGCCGGTGGCGCTCCGACGGCTCACCGGGTGTTCCTGACGTACCGGCGGGCTCTGGACTCTCAGGGCCTCCACACGCTGGGTGTCACCGACATCGCCCTGCTGCTGCCCAGCAAAGGAGAGGTCGCCCCGCACACCTTCTGCCGGGTCGACAAGAACCTCAACACCGGCATG tGGGGTCCAGCTCTGTATGTGTGCTACAAGAGAGCTGTGGCCAAAGCCAACGCCTTGGTCTACAAAGCCA atCTGATCAGCCGGTACCCAGAGGAGGACCTGGAGGCGTTTCCTCTGCCGGAGTCGGTTCCGGTCTTCTGTCTGCCGATGGGCGTCACCGTGGAGAGCTGGCCGCTGAACACCAAGTACCAGCTGCCCGTCTTCTCCACCTTCGTTCTCACCTCCGCCTCCGGGGACAAG GTTTACGGAGCCGCCATCCAATTCTACGAGTCGTTCTCCCGGGAGCTGCTGTCGGAGCGGCAGAGCGTGAGGCTCGGGCTGCTCAGCGTGGTCGACCGGCGGCCGATCACCAACCGCAGCCTGCAGGTGAAGAAGAGCATCTGCGTCCTCTCTCACTGGCCCTTCTTCAACGTCTTCCAGAAGTTCCTCACCTTCGTCTACAGATACTCCATCTCCGGACCTCACGTCCTGCCGCTCGAAAA ACACATCTCCAGCTTCATGCACAACGTCCCGTTTCCCTCCCCACAGAGGCCTCGCATCCTCGTTCAG CTCTCTCCGTACGACAACCTGCTGCTCTGCCAGCCGGTCTCCTCTCCACTCCCACTCAG cggTGCGAGCttcctgaagctgctgcagaacCTCGGCCCGGAGAACGCCTGCACGCTGCTGCTCGCCGTCCTCACcgaacacaaactgctgctgcactcGCTCCGGCCCGACGTCCTGACCTCCGTCAGCGAGGCGCTCGTCTCC ATGAGTTTCCCTCTGCGCTGGCTCTGTCCGTACATCCCTCTGTGTCCGCTGCAGATGGCCGACGTGCTGCTCGCTCCGATGCCGTTCATCGTGGGCGTCCACTCCAGCTACTTCGACCTGTACGACCCCCCCACCGACGTGGTGTGTGTCGACCTGGACACCAACACCATCTTTCA GTCAGAGGACAAGAAGCCGTTGTCATGGCGATCATTACCCAGGAAGCACGGCAAGACTCTGTTCAACACCCTCACCAACCTGCACAAGACCCTGGAGAAGA TTTGCACTCCTGGTCAGGAGGAGGCGACGTTGGAGTTCCTGCTGACGGACTACGATCAGATCTACAGGAGTCAGAAGCAGCTGGAGTTGGAGATCCAGGAGGCGTTCCTTCGCTTCATGAGCTGCCTGCTGCGAGGATACCGGACGTTCCTGCTGCCCATCACCCAGGCGCCGTCCGACACCACCACCGACTGCAGCTCGCTGTTCAACCTGCAGG gTTTCCTGAAATCTCGCGATCGGACGCAGCAGAAGTTTTACAGCCAGCTGACGAGGACTCAGATGTTCACTCAGTTCATCGAGGAGTGTTCGTTTGTGAGCGACCGACACGCCTGCCTCGAGTTCTTCGATGAGTGCGTCCAAAAG GTGGACGTGGAGAAGCCGGAGGAGGTGAGGCTGATCGATCTGGATGAGACTCACAGCGGGGAACACACGGTCTTCATCATGCCTCCTGAAGAACCTCAAGAACCGGACGGGTCCGAGTGCCCCGCCCTCTACAG CTATGAAACCTTCCCCACGCTGAGGCTGGAGCTCTTTGACCGGCCCCAGGATCAGCTCCGGGTCCCGGCTAAGGGCAGCGCTCCGAGTAGCCCCGCCCCCAGACGCACAAAACAG GAGATCAAGTTGGCCCAGAAGCGAGCCCAGAAGTACTCGGCGGTGGCGGACATGTGGTCCAAGTGTCTGCTGGGTCACTGTTACGGCCTCTGGTTCATCTACCTGCCCACCTTCGTCAAGGCGGAGAGCGCGAAGGTGCGCGCGCTGCACACGGCCTACGACGTCCTCAAACACATGGAGAACCGCAAGGTGGTGCTGCCGGACGAG gtgtgttacagGATCCTGATGCAGCTCTGTGGTCAGTACGGTCAGCCAGTCCTCGCTGTTCGAGTCCTGCTGGAGATGAAGAAGGCTGGGATCACCCCCAACACCATCACCTACGGATACTACAacaag gCAGTCCTGGAGAGCAAGTGGCCGTCCACCAGTCAGGGCGGACGTCTCCGCTGGGCCAAGCTGAGGAACGTCCTATTGGCTGTGGCTCAGTTCAGACAGCCAATCAAACGGCGTCAGAAGAGCGGCTCGGTGGAATCGCGAGGAG aagcAATGATGGATGACCAGAGGCTCCGCCCACACTCGACTCTGATTCGTCAGTCCAGCTGGAGCGGTCTGTCTGAAAGCTCCAGTCACGAGTCTCTGACGGGTTCGCTGGTGAAGAGCAACAGTCTGAGCAGCATGAAGACGCCGAGCGACA AGGTCCGTCTCTGCAAGAACACCGCCCTCCGTAACGCAGCGACCAACGGCTGCGACGACCCCGTCTCCCGTAAACCTCCCATAGGACGCAGAGACACCTCCACACCGCCTCCGGCGCCCCCTGGTGGTGTTCTGGTCCAGAGGAGTCAGGTCTGCCTCTCCACCTTCTACAAAGACTGTGCCGAGTCGGCCGACTCTGAGTCAGACTGCAGCTGCCAGCCGGTGGAGAGAGACGGCAG ACCTGCAGGAACTCGAGACACGGCCGGCAGAAATAAAGTCGTGGACGAGAACTACAACAACGTCGCCTCCCCGAGCCGAGGAGGTCTGGCAGGAAAactccagcagctcctcactCCGACCAGACACCGAGTGTCCGTTCGACGAGCCGCCAGCGTGGACGACCGGCgaccaggaggaggagcagggataGGACGAAGGGTGTCTGAACAGAGACAGTCGAGGAAAGCTCAAGTGGCTGAAACGCTGCTGAAAGCCAAAGAGAGGCTGGTCAGCGCTACCTCCGAG AGTTCATTGTCTGTAGGAAGTGACCTCGACTTGACGGACACGCCCAGTCCAGCCTATCCTCTGCGCCGGTCCTGGGACGCCAATCAAGAGGCGACGGGCCTGGAG gtGTTGATGtccagctgctctctgtgtcGCAGCTGTAACTCGTTAGTTTACGACGAGGAGATCATGGCCGGCTGGACGTCAGACGACTCCAACCTGAACTCGTCCTGCCCGTTCTGCTGCGCCTCCTTCGTCCCCTTCCTGAACGCTGAGATATGTGACTTCGGACCTGTCAGCAg CACGGAGCGCAGCAACTGGAACATGGAGGACGAGGTGGAGAGCGCCGTCAGGCCCCCCAGTGGTCAGGAGGCCTCCCTGCGACACCAGTGTAATGGTTTGAGTGAAGACTCCAGCTCCGAGACCAGCAGCTACTCCGAGAACAGCAGGGCGACCACG gGTTCCTCAGTGGGCGGGGCTCCACAGGTGACCGTGGCCTACCTGAGCCCTTTGGTTCTGAGGAAGGAGCTGGAGAGTCTGCTGGAGAACGAGGGCGAGGCGGTGCTGGCTCAGCCTCAGTTCCTAGACAACCACTCCATCATCTTCTGGAACCTGGTCTGGTACTTTCAGCGCCTCGGACTGCCCAACAACCTGCTGCAACTGGTCAGAGCATCGCCACTGGTCAGCCAGTTCACACAG tCTGAGAACTCGGCGGTGAGGGTGAGGCTCCTCTGGGACACCCTGACCCCTGACGTGGACCAGTGGCCGCCCCTCTACATCCTGTGGAGGATCCACA GTGGCGTCCCGATGAGGAGCTACAGCTGGCGGAGGCACAACCACCCGTTCACTCTGTCCTTCCTGGAGGAGGTGCTGCGGTGGGTCGGCATGAACGAGGTGCACAAAGCCGTCACCCTGTTCCTCGACACGCTGGCCAAGCAGCCGGGCTCGGCCTGGACTCAGAG GAGTTTGTACAGAGAGTTCCTCTTCCTCACCCTGGCAGCTATGGGCAAAGATCACGTCG CTGCGTTTGATAAAAAGTACAAGGTGGCGTACACTCGGCTCAGCGGCACTCTGGGTCGGGAGGAGCTCAGGAAGAAGCGAGCTCAGCCTCCCAGCCCCAAAGCCGTCGACTGCAGACGCAGCTTCCACCCGCCGCTCGAATGCTGA
- the dennd4b gene encoding DENN domain-containing protein 4B isoform X2, whose amino-acid sequence MSSGGQTDGMTEEKCPQLVDYFVVAGLDPAGPWRPLDEDGRTSANSSSTPSSSSSSGRAVESVTDLAVIARGLGEEVPEGFTCIERTLGGHSAELSAGLINNPHLYLCYRRGRDKPPILDLGVLYEGKEQLKQGWYVIETTPYSRSASLSAGGAPTAHRVFLTYRRALDSQGLHTLGVTDIALLLPSKGEVAPHTFCRVDKNLNTGMWGPALYVCYKRAVAKANALVYKANLISRYPEEDLEAFPLPESVPVFCLPMGVTVESWPLNTKYQLPVFSTFVLTSASGDKVYGAAIQFYESFSRELLSERQSVRLGLLSVVDRRPITNRSLQVKKSICVLSHWPFFNVFQKFLTFVYRYSISGPHVLPLEKHISSFMHNVPFPSPQRPRILVQLSPYDNLLLCQPVSSPLPLSGASFLKLLQNLGPENACTLLLAVLTEHKLLLHSLRPDVLTSVSEALVSMSFPLRWLCPYIPLCPLQMADVLLAPMPFIVGVHSSYFDLYDPPTDVVCVDLDTNTIFQSEDKKPLSWRSLPRKHGKTLFNTLTNLHKTLEKICTPGQEEATLEFLLTDYDQIYRSQKQLELEIQEAFLRFMSCLLRGYRTFLLPITQAPSDTTTDCSSLFNLQGFLKSRDRTQQKFYSQLTRTQMFTQFIEECSFVSDRHACLEFFDECVQKVDVEKPEEVRLIDLDETHSGEHTVFIMPPEEPQEPDGSECPALYSYETFPTLRLELFDRPQDQLRVPAKGSAPSSPAPRRTKQEIKLAQKRAQKYSAVADMWSKCLLGHCYGLWFIYLPTFVKAESAKVRALHTAYDVLKHMENRKVVLPDEVCYRILMQLCGQYGQPVLAVRVLLEMKKAGITPNTITYGYYNKAVLESKWPSTSQGGRLRWAKLRNVLLAVAQFRQPIKRRQKSGSVESRGEAMMDDQRLRPHSTLIRQSSWSGLSESSSHESLTGSLVKSNSLSSMKTPSDKVRLCKNTALRNAATNGCDDPVSRKPPIGRRDTSTPPPAPPGGVLVQRSQVCLSTFYKDCAESADSESDCSCQPVERDGRPAGTRDTAGRNKVVDENYNNVASPSRGGLAGKLQQLLTPTRHRVSVRRAASVDDRRPGGGAGIGRRVSEQRQSRKAQVAETLLKAKERLVSATSESSLSVGSDLDLTDTPSPAYPLRRSWDANQEATGLEVLMSSCSLCRSCNSLVYDEEIMAGWTSDDSNLNSSCPFCCASFVPFLNAEICDFGPVSSTERSNWNMEDEVESAVRPPSGQEASLRHQCNGLSEDSSSETSSYSENSRATTGSSVGGAPQVTVAYLSPLVLRKELESLLENEGEAVLAQPQFLDNHSIIFWNLVWYFQRLGLPNNLLQLVRASPLVSQFTQSENSAVRVRLLWDTLTPDVDQWPPLYILWRIHSGVPMRSYSWRRHNHPFTLSFLEEVLRWVGMNEVHKAVTLFLDTLAKQPGSAWTQRSLYREFLFLTLAAMGKDHVAAFDKKYKVAYTRLSGTLGREELRKKRAQPPSPKAVDCRRSFHPPLEC is encoded by the exons ATGAGCAG tggAGGGCAGACAGACGGcatgacagaggagaaatgtCCCCAGCTGGTGGACTACTTTGTAGTGGCGGGTCTCGACCCTGCAGGACCCTGGAGGCCCCTGGATGAGGATGGCAGGACCTCCGCCAACTCCTCCTCGACACCCTCCTCGTCATCTTCATCGGGCCGAGCGGTGGAGTCGGTGACGGACCTGGCGGTGATTGCCCGGGGGCTCGGGGAGGAAGTGCCGGAGGGCTTCACCTGCATCGAGAGGACGCTGGGCGGACACTCAGCCGAGCTGAGCGCCGGCCTCATCAACAACCCGCACCTTTACCTGTGCTACCGCCGAGGGCGAGACAAGCCGCCCATCCTGGACCTCGG GGTTCTGTATGAAGGGAAGGAGCAGCTGAAGCAGGGCTGGTACGTCATCGAGACGACGCCCTACAGCCGCTCGGCCAGCCTGAGCGCCGGTGGCGCTCCGACGGCTCACCGGGTGTTCCTGACGTACCGGCGGGCTCTGGACTCTCAGGGCCTCCACACGCTGGGTGTCACCGACATCGCCCTGCTGCTGCCCAGCAAAGGAGAGGTCGCCCCGCACACCTTCTGCCGGGTCGACAAGAACCTCAACACCGGCATG tGGGGTCCAGCTCTGTATGTGTGCTACAAGAGAGCTGTGGCCAAAGCCAACGCCTTGGTCTACAAAGCCA atCTGATCAGCCGGTACCCAGAGGAGGACCTGGAGGCGTTTCCTCTGCCGGAGTCGGTTCCGGTCTTCTGTCTGCCGATGGGCGTCACCGTGGAGAGCTGGCCGCTGAACACCAAGTACCAGCTGCCCGTCTTCTCCACCTTCGTTCTCACCTCCGCCTCCGGGGACAAG GTTTACGGAGCCGCCATCCAATTCTACGAGTCGTTCTCCCGGGAGCTGCTGTCGGAGCGGCAGAGCGTGAGGCTCGGGCTGCTCAGCGTGGTCGACCGGCGGCCGATCACCAACCGCAGCCTGCAGGTGAAGAAGAGCATCTGCGTCCTCTCTCACTGGCCCTTCTTCAACGTCTTCCAGAAGTTCCTCACCTTCGTCTACAGATACTCCATCTCCGGACCTCACGTCCTGCCGCTCGAAAA ACACATCTCCAGCTTCATGCACAACGTCCCGTTTCCCTCCCCACAGAGGCCTCGCATCCTCGTTCAG CTCTCTCCGTACGACAACCTGCTGCTCTGCCAGCCGGTCTCCTCTCCACTCCCACTCAG cggTGCGAGCttcctgaagctgctgcagaacCTCGGCCCGGAGAACGCCTGCACGCTGCTGCTCGCCGTCCTCACcgaacacaaactgctgctgcactcGCTCCGGCCCGACGTCCTGACCTCCGTCAGCGAGGCGCTCGTCTCC ATGAGTTTCCCTCTGCGCTGGCTCTGTCCGTACATCCCTCTGTGTCCGCTGCAGATGGCCGACGTGCTGCTCGCTCCGATGCCGTTCATCGTGGGCGTCCACTCCAGCTACTTCGACCTGTACGACCCCCCCACCGACGTGGTGTGTGTCGACCTGGACACCAACACCATCTTTCA GTCAGAGGACAAGAAGCCGTTGTCATGGCGATCATTACCCAGGAAGCACGGCAAGACTCTGTTCAACACCCTCACCAACCTGCACAAGACCCTGGAGAAGA TTTGCACTCCTGGTCAGGAGGAGGCGACGTTGGAGTTCCTGCTGACGGACTACGATCAGATCTACAGGAGTCAGAAGCAGCTGGAGTTGGAGATCCAGGAGGCGTTCCTTCGCTTCATGAGCTGCCTGCTGCGAGGATACCGGACGTTCCTGCTGCCCATCACCCAGGCGCCGTCCGACACCACCACCGACTGCAGCTCGCTGTTCAACCTGCAGG gTTTCCTGAAATCTCGCGATCGGACGCAGCAGAAGTTTTACAGCCAGCTGACGAGGACTCAGATGTTCACTCAGTTCATCGAGGAGTGTTCGTTTGTGAGCGACCGACACGCCTGCCTCGAGTTCTTCGATGAGTGCGTCCAAAAG GTGGACGTGGAGAAGCCGGAGGAGGTGAGGCTGATCGATCTGGATGAGACTCACAGCGGGGAACACACGGTCTTCATCATGCCTCCTGAAGAACCTCAAGAACCGGACGGGTCCGAGTGCCCCGCCCTCTACAG CTATGAAACCTTCCCCACGCTGAGGCTGGAGCTCTTTGACCGGCCCCAGGATCAGCTCCGGGTCCCGGCTAAGGGCAGCGCTCCGAGTAGCCCCGCCCCCAGACGCACAAAACAG GAGATCAAGTTGGCCCAGAAGCGAGCCCAGAAGTACTCGGCGGTGGCGGACATGTGGTCCAAGTGTCTGCTGGGTCACTGTTACGGCCTCTGGTTCATCTACCTGCCCACCTTCGTCAAGGCGGAGAGCGCGAAGGTGCGCGCGCTGCACACGGCCTACGACGTCCTCAAACACATGGAGAACCGCAAGGTGGTGCTGCCGGACGAG gtgtgttacagGATCCTGATGCAGCTCTGTGGTCAGTACGGTCAGCCAGTCCTCGCTGTTCGAGTCCTGCTGGAGATGAAGAAGGCTGGGATCACCCCCAACACCATCACCTACGGATACTACAacaag gCAGTCCTGGAGAGCAAGTGGCCGTCCACCAGTCAGGGCGGACGTCTCCGCTGGGCCAAGCTGAGGAACGTCCTATTGGCTGTGGCTCAGTTCAGACAGCCAATCAAACGGCGTCAGAAGAGCGGCTCGGTGGAATCGCGAGGAG aagcAATGATGGATGACCAGAGGCTCCGCCCACACTCGACTCTGATTCGTCAGTCCAGCTGGAGCGGTCTGTCTGAAAGCTCCAGTCACGAGTCTCTGACGGGTTCGCTGGTGAAGAGCAACAGTCTGAGCAGCATGAAGACGCCGAGCGACA AGGTCCGTCTCTGCAAGAACACCGCCCTCCGTAACGCAGCGACCAACGGCTGCGACGACCCCGTCTCCCGTAAACCTCCCATAGGACGCAGAGACACCTCCACACCGCCTCCGGCGCCCCCTGGTGGTGTTCTGGTCCAGAGGAGTCAGGTCTGCCTCTCCACCTTCTACAAAGACTGTGCCGAGTCGGCCGACTCTGAGTCAGACTGCAGCTGCCAGCCGGTGGAGAGAGACGGCAG ACCTGCAGGAACTCGAGACACGGCCGGCAGAAATAAAGTCGTGGACGAGAACTACAACAACGTCGCCTCCCCGAGCCGAGGAGGTCTGGCAGGAAAactccagcagctcctcactCCGACCAGACACCGAGTGTCCGTTCGACGAGCCGCCAGCGTGGACGACCGGCgaccaggaggaggagcagggataGGACGAAGGGTGTCTGAACAGAGACAGTCGAGGAAAGCTCAAGTGGCTGAAACGCTGCTGAAAGCCAAAGAGAGGCTGGTCAGCGCTACCTCCGAG AGTTCATTGTCTGTAGGAAGTGACCTCGACTTGACGGACACGCCCAGTCCAGCCTATCCTCTGCGCCGGTCCTGGGACGCCAATCAAGAGGCGACGGGCCTGGAG gtGTTGATGtccagctgctctctgtgtcGCAGCTGTAACTCGTTAGTTTACGACGAGGAGATCATGGCCGGCTGGACGTCAGACGACTCCAACCTGAACTCGTCCTGCCCGTTCTGCTGCGCCTCCTTCGTCCCCTTCCTGAACGCTGAGATATGTGACTTCGGACCTGTCAGCAg CACGGAGCGCAGCAACTGGAACATGGAGGACGAGGTGGAGAGCGCCGTCAGGCCCCCCAGTGGTCAGGAGGCCTCCCTGCGACACCAGTGTAATGGTTTGAGTGAAGACTCCAGCTCCGAGACCAGCAGCTACTCCGAGAACAGCAGGGCGACCACG gGTTCCTCAGTGGGCGGGGCTCCACAGGTGACCGTGGCCTACCTGAGCCCTTTGGTTCTGAGGAAGGAGCTGGAGAGTCTGCTGGAGAACGAGGGCGAGGCGGTGCTGGCTCAGCCTCAGTTCCTAGACAACCACTCCATCATCTTCTGGAACCTGGTCTGGTACTTTCAGCGCCTCGGACTGCCCAACAACCTGCTGCAACTGGTCAGAGCATCGCCACTGGTCAGCCAGTTCACACAG tCTGAGAACTCGGCGGTGAGGGTGAGGCTCCTCTGGGACACCCTGACCCCTGACGTGGACCAGTGGCCGCCCCTCTACATCCTGTGGAGGATCCACA GTGGCGTCCCGATGAGGAGCTACAGCTGGCGGAGGCACAACCACCCGTTCACTCTGTCCTTCCTGGAGGAGGTGCTGCGGTGGGTCGGCATGAACGAGGTGCACAAAGCCGTCACCCTGTTCCTCGACACGCTGGCCAAGCAGCCGGGCTCGGCCTGGACTCAGAG GAGTTTGTACAGAGAGTTCCTCTTCCTCACCCTGGCAGCTATGGGCAAAGATCACGTCG CTGCGTTTGATAAAAAGTACAAGGTGGCGTACACTCGGCTCAGCGGCACTCTGGGTCGGGAGGAGCTCAGGAAGAAGCGAGCTCAGCCTCCCAGCCCCAAAGCCGTCGACTGCAGACGCAGCTTCCACCCGCCGCTCGAATGCTGA